From one Flavobacterium sp. N502536 genomic stretch:
- a CDS encoding aminopeptidase P family N-terminal domain-containing protein — MTIGVGGSNAIAELEKIQDMTLNVKAIQPEEYQTRIDKAVSLIKTTGFKAVFLNAGTNLYYFTGTKWNPSERMVGALLFEDGSLEYIVPKFEEGTFRKFMQIDGHLNCWEEHESPSVLFGKILQDKGVNSGKIALDESAGYFLVDAIVKANPGYDFENSQPITTGCRIQKSANEIAIIQQVKEITMVVQRAAARILHPV, encoded by the coding sequence ATGACTATTGGAGTTGGCGGATCTAACGCTATTGCAGAATTAGAAAAAATACAGGATATGACACTGAATGTAAAAGCCATTCAGCCGGAGGAATATCAAACGCGCATCGATAAAGCAGTGTCGCTTATCAAAACAACAGGTTTTAAAGCGGTGTTCCTTAATGCAGGAACCAATTTATACTATTTTACAGGAACGAAATGGAACCCTTCTGAAAGAATGGTGGGCGCTCTTTTGTTTGAAGACGGCAGTCTGGAATATATCGTTCCAAAATTTGAGGAAGGTACTTTTAGAAAATTCATGCAAATCGATGGCCACCTGAATTGCTGGGAAGAACATGAATCTCCTTCTGTTTTATTTGGAAAAATACTGCAGGATAAAGGTGTCAATAGTGGTAAAATTGCACTGGATGAATCAGCCGGTTATTTTTTAGTTGATGCGATCGTGAAAGCCAATCCTGGTTATGATTTTGAAAACTCCCAGCCTATTACTACCGGCTGCCGTATTCAGAAATCAGCAAATGAAATTGCTATAATTCAACAGGTCAAAGAAATTACTATGGTAGTACAGCGTGCTGCTGCCCGTATTTTACATCCGGTATAA
- a CDS encoding M24 family metallopeptidase, which yields MVDFINKAHIKAGIPTGSYFCIVLFADDSQYPHGVTTPQDLKENDVVLIDTGCRLEGYLSDITRTYVYGTPTEAHIKIWNLEKAAQKAAFDAAQLGATCGSVDDAARKVIAAGGLSADYELPGLPHRVGHGTGLDIHEHPYLVRGSTTVLQEGMVVSNEPMLCIPGQFGIRHEDHFYMTAEGPKWFTTPMHSIDNPFGIGID from the coding sequence GTGGTTGATTTTATCAATAAGGCGCATATCAAAGCCGGAATTCCTACAGGATCTTATTTCTGCATCGTGTTGTTTGCCGATGATTCTCAATATCCGCATGGAGTAACCACTCCACAGGACTTAAAAGAAAATGATGTTGTACTTATTGACACCGGCTGTCGTCTGGAAGGTTATTTGTCTGACATTACCCGAACTTATGTGTACGGAACTCCAACCGAAGCCCACATAAAGATTTGGAATTTAGAAAAGGCCGCACAAAAAGCAGCTTTTGATGCCGCACAATTAGGAGCAACTTGTGGTTCTGTAGATGATGCCGCACGTAAAGTAATTGCAGCAGGAGGCTTAAGTGCCGATTACGAACTTCCGGGATTACCTCATCGTGTAGGTCACGGAACAGGATTGGACATTCATGAACACCCTTACCTTGTAAGAGGCAGCACTACTGTTTTACAGGAAGGAATGGTGGTAAGCAACGAACCTATGCTTTGTATTCCGGGGCAGTTTGGAATTCGCCATGAAGATCATTTTTACATGACCGCTGAGGGTCCAAAATGGTTTACCACTCCTATGCACAGTATTGACAATCCGTTTGGGATTGGCATTGATTAA